In Deltaproteobacteria bacterium, the genomic stretch AGGTCGATACGCTGTTGCTCGGCGGCGGCATGGCTTACACCTTCTTGCGGGCGCAAGGGCTGGGCATCGGCAAGTCGCTGGTCGAAGCCGATCAGCTCGATCTGGCCAAAGAGCTGCTGGCCAAGGCCAAGGCCCGCGAAGTGCCGCTGCTGCTGCCGGTGGACCACGTCGTCGCCGATGAACCCAAGGCAGGCCGCGCAGCGCAGACGGTTAGAGAAATCCCGAACGACAAGATGGCACTCGACATCGGCCCCGACACGATCAAGCGGTTTCAGGCCGAGATCGGCCGCGCGCGTATGGTGGTGTGGAATGGGCCGCTGGGGGTGTTCGAGGTGCCCCCGTTCAACGCCGGGACGATGGCCATCGCCAACACGCTGGCCGATTCGACGGCCATCACCATCGTCGGCGGCGGCGACTCGGTTGCAGCCATCATGCAGTCCGGCCGGGCGGACAAGATCACCCACATCTCGACCGGCGGCGGCGCCTCGCTCGAGTTTCTCGAAGGCCAGACACTGCCGGGAATCGCCGCGCTGGAGGACTAGATGATTTCCCAAACCGCGCACTGCCCTCTGCCTACTGCTTGCTGAGCCGCGCCATGCATGCGACACGCCGCCCGCTACTGGCGGGCAATTGGAAGATGTACGGCACCCGCAGCGAAGCGCTGGCGCTGGTTGCGGGGCTGAAGGAAGTAGCCGCCGGTGTCACCGATCGTGAGATACTGGTGGCGCCGCCGTTCACCGCCTTGGCTCCGGTCGCCGCCGCGCTGCGAGGCAGCACGATCCGGCTCGCCGGACAGAACCTGCACTGGGAAGATAGCGGCGCGTTTACCGGCGAGGTGTCGGCGCCGATGCTGCGGGACAGCGGCTGCACCCATGTGATCATCGGTCACTCCGAGCGCCGGCAGTTCTTCGGCGAAACCGACGAAAGTGTGAACAAGAAGGTCATGGCGGCGTTGAAGCATGCGCTGACGCCGATCGTGTGCGTGGGCGAGTTGCTGGCTGAACG encodes the following:
- a CDS encoding triose-phosphate isomerase, translated to MHATRRPLLAGNWKMYGTRSEALALVAGLKEVAAGVTDREILVAPPFTALAPVAAALRGSTIRLAGQNLHWEDSGAFTGEVSAPMLRDSGCTHVIIGHSERRQFFGETDESVNKKVMAALKHALTPIVCVGELLAEREAGQTAGVIERQVTGALKGLGADAIAALVIAYEPVWAIGTGKVATPAQAQDVHAAIRGWLGGIGAAAARARILYGGSVKPDNIDGLMCQADIDGALVGGASLQVDSFARIIRFAT